One genomic window of Mucilaginibacter sp. SJ includes the following:
- a CDS encoding plasmid mobilization relaxosome protein MobC yields MTDGKSSHVITLRLTDTELALLLEMESTLKLSRTDIIKARLFRDADKLILNTKDALMQLDRIGAEMNRVGNNINQLARHGNTLNLKGRLHPQLIIDFNGLFENYLGIQQRLDISLRKIIRAMGK; encoded by the coding sequence ATGACCGACGGAAAAAGCAGCCACGTGATCACACTTAGGCTGACCGATACTGAATTGGCTTTATTGCTTGAAATGGAGTCTACCCTGAAACTGAGCAGGACAGATATCATCAAGGCGAGACTATTCCGCGATGCGGACAAATTGATATTGAATACCAAAGACGCCCTAATGCAGCTTGACCGGATCGGCGCGGAAATGAACCGTGTAGGAAATAATATCAATCAGCTTGCCCGCCATGGGAATACCCTGAATCTGAAAGGCAGATTACATCCGCAATTGATCATTGATTTTAATGGCTTGTTCGAAAATTACCTGGGTATTCAACAGCGCCTGGATATAAGCCTTCGGAAGATCATCCGCGCTATGGGTAAATGA
- a CDS encoding cysteine peptidase family C39 domain-containing protein, with translation MPSIRQLNKIYKRQISDNDCGHACLTMILRYAGLEPSVQEPDAIPIGPDGLSLFELKAALADLHLNAKAIEMDIDHLNEVDTPCIIHTVSATGATHFMVCFGRKKVGKAYFYVIGDPANGLILMSKNELDACWQSRSALYFPILAYHHTGQSFLAKARVIFNGFERSRGLLLIVPVMSASSIFFGIALAWLLQETSHTGGQASRPVILCWVLLLVSLSLSRGLLNYLRQQLLVNLTNTTSDRLNRKLIDHIFFFWKGAGRLSDTGIKNTLRDIQRISQSSLGITSIILPDLLLCLFFLAGATYLSKAVAVSTGLMMILQGIFISRKINDHNTFLNTLAADAKNFEMSFAKANEMLSRGGGRLNAERLSSMQNASFSKLSLKAITFGKRTNTATFQLELINTLYLAVTFLLAVLDLQEGSLSPAEMVTLVAGSFYISTIPSRIFGILPQIEAGFDACRQFRELCG, from the coding sequence ATGCCGTCGATCCGACAATTGAACAAAATTTATAAAAGACAAATTTCTGATAATGATTGTGGCCATGCATGCCTGACAATGATCCTGCGTTATGCAGGTTTGGAGCCATCGGTTCAAGAACCGGATGCGATCCCTATAGGCCCCGATGGACTTTCTTTGTTTGAATTAAAAGCAGCCCTGGCCGATCTCCATCTTAACGCGAAAGCCATTGAAATGGATATTGATCATCTGAATGAAGTTGATACCCCATGTATCATCCATACCGTATCAGCAACTGGTGCGACCCATTTCATGGTCTGTTTCGGCAGGAAAAAGGTCGGCAAAGCATATTTTTATGTCATTGGTGATCCTGCCAACGGGCTGATCCTGATGAGCAAAAATGAACTGGATGCTTGCTGGCAAAGCAGATCGGCCTTGTATTTTCCGATCCTGGCGTATCACCATACCGGTCAAAGCTTTTTGGCGAAAGCACGGGTGATATTCAATGGATTTGAACGGTCACGTGGCTTGTTGCTCATCGTCCCGGTGATGTCTGCAAGTAGTATCTTCTTTGGTATTGCCCTGGCCTGGTTGCTTCAGGAAACCTCACATACGGGTGGCCAGGCAAGTCGGCCAGTCATTCTTTGTTGGGTTTTGCTCCTTGTTTCCCTCAGTTTATCCCGTGGTTTACTCAATTACCTTCGCCAGCAATTGCTGGTGAACCTGACCAATACGACCAGCGACAGGCTTAACCGGAAATTGATCGATCACATTTTTTTCTTTTGGAAGGGAGCCGGACGTCTTTCTGATACAGGGATCAAAAACACATTGCGCGATATTCAACGAATATCCCAGTCATCGCTTGGGATTACTTCAATTATTCTTCCCGACCTGTTACTTTGCCTTTTCTTTTTAGCTGGTGCAACTTATCTATCTAAAGCGGTCGCGGTCAGTACAGGCCTAATGATGATCCTACAAGGTATATTTATTTCCCGTAAGATCAATGATCATAATACCTTTTTAAACACTCTTGCTGCTGACGCGAAAAACTTTGAAATGAGTTTCGCTAAAGCGAATGAAATGCTGTCACGCGGTGGAGGCCGATTAAATGCAGAGCGACTTAGCTCAATGCAGAATGCTTCATTCAGTAAGCTATCCCTAAAGGCCATCACTTTTGGCAAGCGGACCAATACTGCCACCTTTCAATTGGAACTTATCAATACCCTTTACCTTGCGGTAACTTTCCTGCTCGCCGTCCTTGACCTTCAAGAAGGTTCGCTTTCACCCGCAGAAATGGTAACCCTTGTTGCCGGCAGCTTTTACATTTCTACCATTCCATCAAGGATTTTCGGTATTCTCCCACAGATCGAAGCCGGGTTCGACGCCTGTCGCCAGTTCCGGGAACTCTGCGGTTAG
- a CDS encoding toprim domain-containing protein → MSNLLTAKELKERSSIVDLLQRLGYRPAKKYGRETMYRSMLRDDDSTPSFSVNDDLGVWFDHGTRKGGNIIDFGLAYWKELDFNSVVIKIQEVCALAISEVRKGQRPRKAIKVPHYIINEVKELGSNPAITEYLCGRGVFEVARGLLSEVYYFVEDQRGARKQFFAAGWQNENKGWEVRNKYFKGCLGPKGITCVQGHGKKVTIFEGFINFLSWRVENPASDSSIIILNSLALLPVAIQSAKAFTFIDIFFDRDNPGLGATKEFIRELPYATDRSSTYEGFNDYNDKLKASMKVVEGTTPETRPSFQR, encoded by the coding sequence ATGTCAAATCTATTAACAGCAAAGGAGCTGAAGGAACGGTCCTCGATCGTTGATCTGCTCCAACGGCTCGGTTATCGGCCAGCAAAAAAATATGGAAGGGAAACCATGTACAGGAGTATGTTACGGGATGATGATTCAACGCCATCCTTTAGCGTAAATGATGATCTTGGGGTTTGGTTCGACCATGGTACACGAAAAGGCGGCAATATCATCGACTTTGGATTGGCCTACTGGAAGGAACTCGATTTTAATAGTGTGGTCATTAAGATACAGGAGGTTTGTGCTCTGGCCATTTCGGAGGTCCGAAAAGGGCAAAGGCCACGAAAAGCGATCAAGGTTCCTCACTATATCATTAACGAAGTTAAAGAACTTGGCAGCAATCCAGCGATCACAGAGTACCTGTGTGGCCGGGGAGTTTTTGAGGTAGCCCGAGGCCTGCTCAGTGAGGTTTATTATTTTGTTGAGGATCAGCGAGGTGCAAGGAAACAATTTTTTGCTGCCGGCTGGCAGAATGAGAATAAAGGATGGGAGGTCCGCAACAAGTACTTCAAGGGATGCCTTGGCCCCAAGGGAATAACCTGTGTCCAGGGGCACGGCAAAAAGGTAACTATTTTTGAAGGGTTCATCAATTTCTTGAGCTGGCGGGTGGAAAATCCTGCCTCCGATAGCAGCATTATTATCCTGAATTCATTGGCCTTGCTGCCGGTGGCCATCCAGTCGGCAAAGGCTTTCACTTTTATAGATATTTTCTTCGACAGGGACAATCCTGGCTTAGGGGCAACAAAAGAGTTCATCAGAGAACTACCTTATGCAACAGATCGTTCCTCAACCTACGAGGGATTCAATGACTACAATGATAAACTAAAGGCTTCCATGAAAGTTGTTGAAGGAACCACCCCTGAAACCAGGCCGTCGTTCCAAAGATGA
- a CDS encoding IS3 family transposase, whose protein sequence is MFGFTRQAYYQLQKYEYKCRAQSQIVLEMVLNERSSLPGIGGRKLLNMISMPMKRENIQIGRDAFFDLLRENHLLVRHRKTKVVTTDSRHRYRRYPNLIRDILLTRPQQLWVSDITYIATSEGYLYLSLITDAYSRKIVGWNLSHKLDADSAVYALEMALSGLSDNKADNLIHHSDRGVQYCCDKYIAKLRSNHISISMTENGDPLENAIAERVNGTLKTEWLNKAPPGTKKETALRLSGIIDAYNTRRPHLSINMLTPEAAHSGEGELTRQWKNYWKEKHNKIYCDE, encoded by the coding sequence TTGTTTGGCTTTACCAGACAGGCCTATTACCAGTTACAGAAATACGAATATAAATGCCGCGCGCAATCGCAGATCGTGCTTGAAATGGTGCTCAATGAACGCAGCAGTTTACCTGGCATTGGCGGGCGTAAGTTGCTTAATATGATCAGTATGCCGATGAAAAGAGAAAACATACAGATCGGCCGGGACGCTTTTTTTGATTTATTAAGGGAAAACCATCTTCTGGTTCGCCATCGAAAAACCAAGGTAGTAACAACCGATTCAAGACACAGGTATCGCAGGTATCCTAATCTGATACGCGATATCTTGTTGACTCGTCCGCAACAGCTATGGGTAAGCGATATCACTTACATTGCAACCAGTGAGGGGTATTTATACTTATCGCTGATCACAGACGCTTATTCCCGCAAAATAGTTGGATGGAATCTATCCCACAAGCTGGATGCTGATAGTGCTGTATATGCTTTAGAAATGGCTCTTTCAGGCTTATCTGATAATAAAGCAGACAATCTTATTCATCATTCGGACCGTGGCGTCCAATACTGCTGTGATAAATACATTGCTAAACTTAGGTCTAACCATATCAGCATTAGTATGACTGAGAATGGAGATCCGTTGGAAAATGCAATAGCAGAGCGGGTAAATGGCACTTTGAAGACCGAATGGCTTAATAAAGCCCCGCCGGGTACCAAGAAAGAAACTGCTCTACGCTTATCAGGTATCATTGATGCATATAATACCCGAAGGCCACACCTGAGTATTAATATGCTTACGCCTGAAGCAGCTCACTCCGGTGAAGGAGAACTGACCAGGCAATGGAAGAACTATTGGAAAGAAAAACATAATAAAATCTATTGTGATGAATAA
- a CDS encoding RteC domain-containing protein: MNMKIETLPPTLRERLMALPDDLAPLERFNAAIGIIEPFGAEFKELISNEDFLDIKQKISAFKHIKPYIDAHRIEEGLRYTLVINRPIGRTETQVDYFEGQLESLAAFLRMNAFYYQYYKNGFTELDHLYFVPGGGQAAIPMPDLPELAPDTSTAMTYLFAKFIAYERIQFYILNQIELIERQGPSGTFYLEDSDNPVKWTGDIVNLIEVAYGVWLTGQVNNGNASLGQIVRWLESSLAVNMGNVQKKFGEIESRKRISITRFLDQMVQAINMRAEQDLLR; the protein is encoded by the coding sequence ATGAACATGAAAATTGAGACGTTGCCACCGACCCTCAGAGAGCGGTTGATGGCGTTACCTGACGATTTAGCACCATTGGAGAGGTTTAACGCCGCAATCGGCATCATCGAACCTTTCGGTGCGGAATTTAAAGAATTAATCAGTAATGAGGATTTTCTTGATATTAAACAGAAGATATCGGCCTTTAAGCATATCAAGCCCTATATTGATGCGCACCGGATCGAGGAAGGGCTCAGATACACGTTGGTGATCAACAGGCCTATCGGCCGGACGGAGACCCAGGTCGATTATTTTGAAGGGCAATTGGAATCACTGGCCGCCTTTCTTCGCATGAACGCGTTCTATTACCAATATTACAAGAACGGTTTCACCGAACTCGATCATCTTTATTTTGTTCCGGGAGGTGGCCAGGCAGCCATCCCTATGCCGGACCTGCCTGAACTCGCGCCGGATACATCCACGGCAATGACATACCTTTTCGCCAAATTTATTGCATATGAACGTATCCAGTTTTACATATTAAATCAGATCGAACTGATCGAGCGACAAGGGCCTTCGGGGACATTTTATTTGGAGGACAGCGACAATCCGGTAAAATGGACCGGAGATATCGTGAACCTGATCGAGGTCGCCTACGGGGTATGGCTTACCGGGCAGGTCAACAATGGCAATGCCAGCCTCGGCCAGATCGTACGATGGCTGGAGTCTTCCCTGGCTGTGAACATGGGCAATGTTCAGAAAAAGTTCGGCGAGATCGAAAGCCGGAAAAGGATCTCCATAACCAGGTTTCTTGACCAAATGGTCCAGGCGATCAATATGCGTGCTGAACAGGACCTTTTACGTTAA
- a CDS encoding transposase has translation MKIVKRYSDDFKREIVELYLTSDLTQQAIADKFGIATHSSIQQWVRKFGGEFRTPVMDTPPQKPKSDLPYTPEGMARRIQELEEALERERLTNLATNKMIDVAERDLNISIRKKSGAKQSRK, from the coding sequence ATGAAAATTGTAAAGCGTTATTCGGACGATTTCAAGCGTGAAATAGTCGAACTTTATTTAACATCCGATCTCACTCAACAGGCAATTGCGGACAAATTTGGTATCGCAACACATTCCTCAATTCAACAATGGGTTCGTAAATTTGGCGGAGAATTCAGAACACCTGTAATGGATACCCCTCCTCAAAAACCGAAATCGGATCTGCCGTATACGCCGGAAGGCATGGCACGCCGTATTCAAGAACTGGAAGAGGCCCTCGAAAGAGAGCGCCTGACAAACCTGGCTACAAACAAGATGATCGATGTTGCAGAACGTGACCTCAACATCTCCATCAGAAAAAAGTCTGGAGCCAAACAGTCAAGGAAATAA